From a single Bacteroidota bacterium genomic region:
- a CDS encoding STAS domain-containing protein translates to MSTFKINVRESSNVQVLDLKGYLDAHTAPDLEKAFQDLLDGKKYKIIVNCKDLTYISSAGLGVFMAYIEDVRKNQGDIKLSNMSPKVFNVFDLLGFPLLYDITKDEAEAVQKFTSLKK, encoded by the coding sequence ATGAGTACGTTTAAAATCAATGTTCGGGAGTCGTCAAACGTTCAGGTTCTCGACCTCAAGGGGTACCTGGACGCGCACACGGCGCCCGATCTCGAAAAGGCCTTCCAGGACCTTCTGGATGGAAAAAAATATAAAATCATCGTGAACTGCAAGGATCTGACCTATATCAGCAGCGCCGGACTGGGTGTGTTCATGGCCTACATCGAGGACGTCAGGAAGAATCAGGGGGACATCAAACTGTCGAACATGTCTCCCAAGGTCTTCAATGTGTTCGATCTGCTCGGGTTTCCGCTCCTGTACGACATCACAAAGGATGAGGCGGAGGCAGTCCAGAAATTCACGAGCCTGAAGAAATGA
- a CDS encoding ATP-binding protein translates to MNVKTEHLHIPSQTGKLNLVRNFIFEAALRFGFDEEAAGKIMLAVDEACTNVIKHSYEFSTTKGIDLEILAHDTRFEVVIIHKGKPFDPESVKTPDMKKYFSQFRRGGLGMHLMRSLMDKVEYKTLPGSRNEVHLVKFLSGNSNH, encoded by the coding sequence ATGAACGTGAAAACCGAACACCTCCATATCCCGAGCCAGACGGGGAAACTGAACCTCGTCAGGAACTTCATCTTCGAAGCCGCCCTTCGGTTCGGGTTCGACGAGGAAGCCGCCGGAAAGATCATGCTTGCCGTCGACGAGGCCTGCACGAATGTGATCAAGCACTCGTACGAATTCTCCACGACGAAAGGAATCGATCTCGAGATTCTGGCCCACGACACCCGGTTCGAGGTCGTCATCATCCACAAGGGAAAGCCCTTCGATCCGGAATCCGTCAAGACGCCCGACATGAAGAAGTATTTCAGCCAGTTCCGCCGGGGAGGCCTCGGCATGCATCTCATGCGCTCCCTGATGGACAAGGTGGAATACAAAACGCTCCCCGGCAGCCGGAACGAAGTCCACCTCGTCAAATTCCTGTCCGGTAATTCGAACCACTGA
- a CDS encoding PP2C family protein-serine/threonine phosphatase — protein MELPTLKRKLKKAALLSICAVLFGAVFVVDVVNWSVDIEWGWLNAARHIFMAGAFVALYFLLESLWKREQSAVKKLGFGLILVVPVGLGVGLLSFALSNSFEVKNEALIPTGFDAVIFANVFGVVVGSTMLIVGLILRDLILARRRKGSRRNFLILLGLLLACALSTLPYGQLERGELPMGIFVLAIIAMIVNSFRLSWIVYLSKREKLFSMGYGFILFCAFIAFAIAAFGEGSISTALTFYSRPLVALVRGVTLWGAIYFGMTFASTLFHLPTAEAFDRKSTEVSSLHNLSKLVTQVFDFNDLVDSVTKMTLEVCEAKSSWLEIINLTQGQPAPRGPFGGAHSNHLGETVALKNISREDTDAIMMSEGQSIRKLVLNLRKPVVIDSVRQDRRTQHLKDLNNKFSSMVIVPLLSHETVLGILYATKDMEFGFDKEDVELISAFADQATIAIENSRLIEKSLERERLMREMMLAQDMQRKLLPQSIPGLVQVDLDALSTPAFEVGGDYYDFAMLDDHNLGILVGDVSGKGVSAAFYMAEMKGIFQSLCRIERSPAKFLASAQEALIGTIDKRSFISLIYAVLDLRSGVMTVARAGHCPMLFRSGGKTSYIKPTGLGLGMGTSMFFKKTIAEETVRFSVGDYAVFYTDGVTEARPKNGDEFGYERLEEVIQTADVTSAVGMRDSIVMAVDTHMQHEPPEDDLTLVVLRWTGKSN, from the coding sequence ATGGAACTTCCCACCCTCAAAAGGAAACTCAAGAAAGCGGCTCTGCTCTCGATTTGCGCCGTGCTCTTCGGCGCGGTCTTCGTCGTCGATGTCGTCAACTGGAGCGTGGACATCGAGTGGGGGTGGCTGAACGCCGCGCGCCACATCTTCATGGCGGGCGCGTTCGTCGCGCTCTATTTTCTCCTTGAATCTCTCTGGAAACGGGAGCAGAGCGCGGTCAAAAAGCTCGGCTTCGGACTCATCCTGGTCGTCCCGGTCGGCCTCGGCGTCGGCCTTCTCTCGTTCGCGTTGTCCAACTCCTTCGAGGTCAAAAACGAGGCGCTGATTCCGACCGGCTTCGACGCGGTGATCTTCGCAAACGTGTTCGGTGTCGTGGTCGGTTCGACGATGCTGATCGTCGGTCTCATCCTGCGCGACCTCATTCTGGCGCGGCGAAGGAAGGGAAGCCGGAGGAACTTCCTGATCCTCCTGGGCCTTCTGCTCGCATGCGCGCTCTCCACGCTGCCGTACGGCCAATTGGAGCGCGGGGAGCTGCCGATGGGCATCTTTGTCCTGGCCATCATCGCAATGATCGTGAATTCATTCCGGCTTTCCTGGATCGTCTATCTCTCGAAGAGGGAAAAACTCTTCAGCATGGGCTACGGGTTCATCCTGTTCTGCGCGTTTATCGCGTTCGCCATCGCGGCTTTCGGGGAGGGGTCGATCAGCACGGCTCTGACGTTCTATTCCCGCCCGCTCGTAGCGCTGGTACGGGGAGTCACGCTGTGGGGAGCCATCTATTTCGGGATGACCTTCGCAAGCACTCTCTTCCATCTTCCGACGGCGGAGGCGTTCGACCGGAAAAGCACCGAAGTCTCCTCCCTGCATAACCTGAGCAAGCTCGTCACCCAGGTATTCGATTTCAACGACCTCGTCGATTCGGTCACCAAGATGACGCTCGAAGTGTGCGAAGCGAAAAGCTCCTGGCTCGAGATCATCAATCTCACCCAGGGGCAACCCGCCCCCCGGGGGCCGTTCGGAGGGGCGCATTCGAACCATCTGGGTGAAACCGTTGCTCTCAAGAATATCTCGCGCGAGGATACCGACGCGATCATGATGTCGGAGGGGCAGTCGATCCGCAAACTCGTCCTGAACCTCCGGAAGCCGGTCGTGATCGACAGCGTCCGGCAGGACCGGCGGACGCAGCACCTCAAGGACCTGAACAATAAATTCAGCTCGATGGTGATCGTTCCCCTGCTCTCTCACGAAACCGTTCTGGGGATCCTCTACGCGACCAAGGATATGGAGTTCGGGTTCGACAAGGAGGACGTGGAGCTGATCTCCGCGTTCGCCGATCAGGCGACGATTGCGATCGAGAATTCACGGCTCATCGAGAAGTCCCTGGAACGGGAGCGGCTGATGCGGGAAATGATGCTTGCGCAGGACATGCAGCGAAAGCTGCTTCCCCAGTCGATTCCCGGGCTCGTGCAGGTGGACCTCGACGCCCTTTCGACCCCTGCGTTTGAAGTGGGGGGTGATTACTACGACTTTGCCATGCTGGACGACCACAACCTGGGGATCCTGGTGGGCGACGTGTCGGGAAAGGGAGTCTCCGCCGCCTTCTATATGGCGGAGATGAAGGGGATCTTCCAGTCGCTCTGCAGGATCGAGCGCTCGCCGGCGAAGTTCCTGGCAAGCGCGCAGGAGGCCCTGATCGGTACGATCGACAAGCGTTCCTTTATCAGCCTGATCTATGCGGTGCTCGACCTGCGGAGCGGCGTGATGACGGTCGCCAGGGCAGGTCATTGCCCGATGCTGTTCCGCTCGGGAGGAAAGACCTCGTACATCAAGCCGACGGGGCTCGGGCTCGGGATGGGCACCAGCATGTTCTTCAAAAAGACCATCGCCGAAGAAACGGTCCGTTTCTCGGTCGGAGATTATGCGGTCTTTTATACGGACGGAGTGACGGAGGCGCGGCCGAAAAACGGGGACGAATTCGGATACGAGCGGCTCGAGGAAGTCATCCAGACCGCCGATGTGACTTCGGCGGTGGGGATGCGGGACTCGATCGTGATGGCAGTCGACACACACATGCAACATGAACCGCCCGAGGATGATCTCACCCTCGTGGTGTTACGGTGGACAGGAAAATCAAACTAA